A genomic window from Candidatus Nitrosoglobus terrae includes:
- the rimI gene encoding ribosomal protein S18-alanine N-acetyltransferase, translated as MRETDLERVSAIEQATSISPWTYGTFVDCLYAGYEAWVYGRRDKIYGYGVVAVKASEAHILNICVHPDYQHQGCGRYILHHLLKISSKLGADVIFLEVRPSNYRALCLYHKFGFNEVGIRRGYYPARKGREDALLLALYLTG; from the coding sequence ATGAGAGAAACTGATTTAGAGAGAGTCTCGGCTATTGAGCAGGCAACCAGTATTTCACCTTGGACTTATGGTACTTTTGTTGATTGCTTGTATGCTGGCTATGAGGCGTGGGTTTATGGACGAAGGGATAAAATTTACGGTTATGGAGTTGTCGCCGTAAAGGCTAGCGAGGCGCATATACTTAATATTTGTGTCCATCCAGATTATCAGCATCAAGGATGTGGCCGCTACATTCTACATCATCTCTTAAAAATTTCCAGCAAGCTAGGCGCAGATGTAATTTTTCTTGAGGTGCGCCCTTCTAATTACCGAGCGCTATGCCTTTATCATAAATTTGGGTTTAATGAGGTGGGTATCCGCAGAGGTTACTATCCAGCACGTAAAGGACGGGAAGATGCACTATTGCTTGCTTTATATCTTACTGGTTAG
- a CDS encoding uracil-DNA glycosylase has product MDPRYLRYLGVMEIQVWQRREIAAIVTKTSTVEIATAISTEVLTHHFSAEKWEKLIARVAHCTACSLHQTRTQTVFGTGDQEAKWLIVGEAPGADEDRQGEPFVGRAGKLLDAMLKALEIQRSQVYIANILKCRPPNNRDPLPEEVASCKIHFIDQILLLRPRIILALGRVAAQNLLKTSETLKDLRGKVHQYSDTAIPLIVTYHPAYLLRSPREKQKAWQDLQLAVKTYHEV; this is encoded by the coding sequence ATGGATCCGCGTTATTTACGTTATTTAGGGGTGATGGAGATCCAAGTTTGGCAGCGACGCGAAATTGCAGCAATAGTTACAAAGACTTCGACAGTGGAAATAGCAACAGCTATTTCCACTGAGGTATTGACTCATCATTTTTCTGCAGAAAAATGGGAAAAGTTAATCGCCCGGGTAGCCCATTGTACAGCCTGTTCTCTGCACCAGACTCGGACTCAAACTGTATTCGGTACCGGCGATCAAGAAGCAAAGTGGTTGATCGTAGGAGAGGCACCAGGAGCTGATGAAGATCGCCAAGGGGAGCCTTTTGTGGGTCGCGCTGGGAAACTACTTGATGCTATGCTAAAAGCATTAGAAATCCAGCGATCTCAAGTCTATATCGCTAATATCCTTAAATGCCGGCCACCCAACAACAGAGATCCATTACCGGAAGAAGTAGCTAGCTGTAAAATTCATTTTATAGATCAGATACTTTTGCTGCGACCTCGTATTATCTTGGCATTAGGGCGAGTAGCTGCGCAAAATCTTCTTAAGACTTCAGAGACTCTAAAAGATCTACGGGGAAAGGTACATCAATATTCTGATACTGCTATTCCTTTAATCGTAACATACCATCCCGCCTATCTATTGCGATCGCCTCGGGAAAAACAGAAAGCTTGGCAGGATTTACAGCTGGCTGTGAAGACGTATCATGAAGTTTGA
- a CDS encoding 2-isopropylmalate synthase: MKDKLIIFDTTLRDGEQSPGASMTRDEKVRIAKALERMGVDVIEAGFPVASQGDFDAVQAVAKTVRESTVCGLARALKADIDRAGEALAKASSARIHTFIATSPIHMRAKLRMTPDQVLEYAVKAVQRARKYTDDIEFSPEDAGRSEVEFLCQVLEAVIAAGASTVNIPDTVGYNLPDQFGQLIRTLLERVPNSDKAIFSVHCHNDLGLAVANSLAAVINGARQIECTINGLGERAGNAALEEIVMAVRTRQDLFLCDTNIDTTQIVPTSRLVSGITGFPVQPNKAIVGVNAFAHESGIHQDGVLKERQTYEIMRAEDVGWHANRMILGKHSGRNAFRTHLQGLGIEFETEEELNVTFQRFKELADKKHEIYDEDLQALITDANLMIENERFKLLWLKTTSETGEISTASVVLSVDGIERQAAATGSGPVDAAYKAIDFILQEDTELLLYSVNNITSGTDSQGEVTVRLKKEGRIANGQGADTDIVIASAKAYVNACNKILNPIERAYPQV, from the coding sequence ATGAAAGATAAATTAATTATTTTTGATACTACTTTGCGGGATGGTGAGCAAAGTCCAGGGGCTTCTATGACTCGAGACGAAAAGGTGCGTATTGCCAAAGCGTTAGAGCGGATGGGGGTGGATGTTATTGAGGCGGGCTTTCCTGTAGCCAGCCAAGGTGATTTTGATGCAGTACAAGCGGTAGCTAAAACAGTGCGTGAAAGCACAGTGTGTGGACTAGCCCGGGCGCTAAAAGCAGATATTGATCGTGCTGGGGAGGCTTTAGCAAAAGCTAGTTCTGCACGTATTCATACCTTTATTGCTACCTCACCTATCCATATGAGAGCCAAGCTTCGCATGACACCCGATCAAGTCTTAGAGTATGCGGTTAAGGCTGTACAGCGGGCAAGAAAATATACTGATGATATAGAATTTTCTCCTGAAGATGCTGGGCGCTCTGAGGTTGAGTTTCTATGCCAAGTACTTGAAGCGGTCATTGCTGCGGGTGCCAGTACTGTTAATATTCCTGATACTGTTGGTTACAATCTTCCAGACCAGTTTGGCCAGCTTATTCGCACGCTACTTGAACGAGTACCCAATTCAGATAAGGCCATATTCTCAGTTCATTGTCATAACGATCTTGGCTTAGCAGTAGCTAATTCTCTTGCGGCAGTTATAAATGGTGCTCGCCAAATCGAATGTACTATCAATGGCCTTGGAGAGCGCGCAGGTAATGCTGCTCTTGAAGAGATAGTGATGGCTGTTCGTACTCGCCAAGATTTATTTCTTTGTGATACAAATATTGATACTACACAGATTGTTCCAACTTCCCGTTTGGTCTCCGGAATTACGGGTTTCCCTGTCCAGCCAAACAAAGCAATTGTAGGAGTTAATGCCTTTGCTCATGAGTCTGGTATTCATCAAGATGGAGTCCTAAAAGAGCGTCAGACCTATGAAATTATGCGCGCTGAAGATGTAGGTTGGCATGCTAATCGTATGATTTTGGGCAAACATTCTGGACGTAATGCTTTTCGAACTCATCTGCAGGGGCTTGGGATTGAGTTTGAGACAGAAGAGGAGTTAAATGTTACTTTTCAACGATTTAAGGAGCTAGCGGATAAAAAGCATGAAATCTATGATGAGGATCTTCAGGCTTTAATCACTGATGCCAATTTAATGATTGAAAATGAGCGTTTTAAGCTTTTATGGCTTAAAACCACCTCGGAAACAGGAGAGATTTCAACAGCTTCAGTAGTGCTAAGCGTTGATGGTATAGAGCGACAAGCAGCTGCTACGGGTAGTGGGCCGGTGGATGCTGCTTATAAAGCTATTGACTTTATTCTTCAGGAAGATACTGAGTTGCTGCTTTACTCGGTTAATAATATCACCAGCGGTACAGATTCCCAAGGAGAGGTAACAGTTCGATTAAAGAAAGAAGGGCGTATTGCAAATGGGCAAGGAGCAGATACAGATATTGTAATTGCCTCTGCAAAAGCCTATGTCAATGCCTGCAATAAGATTCTAAACCCTATAGAGCGCGCTTACCCGCAAGTTTAA
- the pssA gene encoding CDP-diacylglycerol--serine O-phosphatidyltransferase: MNSEQNAFTATRSSNNRHRRGIYLLPNLLTTAGLFAGFYAIVAAINDRFETAAIAIFIAMLMDGIDGRIARLTNTQSAFGAEYDSLSDMVSFGLGPALIVYEWTLHDLGKIGWSAAFFYTACAALRLARFNTQVGVIDKRYFQGLASPSAAACLAGLVWFATDTGIDGTDLVFPAFILTILMAILMVSNIRYHSFRNLNNQDKVPFMAIFGMVLVFILISSDPPKILFIGFLLYALSGPLITLVRLRQHQAQRHTSLGSADQEDSKE, translated from the coding sequence AAAACGCTTTTACAGCCACAAGGTCTAGCAATAACCGGCATCGTAGAGGAATTTATCTTCTTCCCAACCTACTTACTACAGCAGGCTTATTTGCTGGTTTTTATGCCATTGTTGCTGCTATAAACGATCGGTTTGAAACAGCGGCAATTGCTATTTTTATAGCGATGTTAATGGATGGCATAGATGGGCGAATTGCTCGGTTAACTAATACTCAGAGCGCTTTTGGGGCAGAGTATGACAGTTTATCTGATATGGTTTCTTTTGGGCTTGGCCCAGCGTTAATAGTTTATGAATGGACTTTACATGATTTAGGGAAGATAGGATGGTCGGCTGCTTTTTTCTATACAGCGTGTGCTGCCTTACGGTTAGCTCGTTTTAATACTCAGGTAGGCGTTATTGATAAGCGCTATTTTCAAGGGCTAGCAAGCCCTTCTGCTGCTGCTTGTTTAGCTGGATTAGTATGGTTTGCTACAGATACCGGCATTGATGGTACAGATCTTGTGTTTCCTGCCTTCATTTTAACGATACTGATGGCTATTCTTATGGTAAGTAATATTCGCTATCATAGTTTTAGAAATTTAAATAACCAAGATAAAGTTCCATTTATGGCTATTTTTGGGATGGTATTAGTATTTATTCTAATATCATCTGATCCTCCTAAGATATTGTTCATAGGGTTTTTACTATACGCTTTATCTGGGCCATTGATTACTTTAGTGCGGCTTCGCCAGCATCAGGCACAGCGCCATACTTCTCTGGGTTCAGCCGATCAAGAGGATAGTAAAGAATAA